From the genome of Mucilaginibacter paludis DSM 18603:
CAAACCGCTATTAGCAACGGCAATCGTCATATCATTATCAGTGGTAATATATATGGTGGTTCAGTGCCTTTAACGTTCACATTTTCTACCACCGCATGGAATAATACGACCATTGAAGGGGCCAGCGGTGGGGGTGCGATTCTGCAAAATATTCAGCTAAAGTTTGATGGCGAATTGCTTTCAAGCGGTACTAATATTCAAAATATATTGGTCAAAAACATCACCTTCTATGGCAATATACCAGCATTGCAGGCTTTGCCATCAAGCGAAACAGATATCAGCGTTTCCGGTAACCATTCCGGTGTAAATTACTTGGGTGTTTCTTTCCGTCGCTGTACCAACGTCTGGTTTGATCATTGCGCAATCTATAATACAAGCGATGATCTTTGGTGTGCCACTCTCCTTTCCGATAATCTTACCATCTCTTACTGTCACTTTTATTTTACCAGCAGTTGGTTAAATATGAGCCCAAATCCGTCTTGGAACTGGGTTGGTAATTATCAGCCCCTTGCCGATGAGCGGCTCTGTGCTGTTATAGGTCAAAATTACACAGACTCTTATACATACGGCTCTCAAAAACTGCATATCACTATGCACCATAATTGGTTCGGTCCATTATTAAAAGGCCGTCCGCTATGTCGCGGGTATGTCCATTTTTACAACAACTACTTCGATAACAGCACGTCTGGCAGTGGTCAGTATAATGCTATTCAAATTGGTAGCGGCTCCAAAGTTTATTCGGAGAGTAATTACTTTTATCAAACCAACCAAACAAATCAGGTCGGTTTGGATGATGCCACCCATACGGCATATACGTTTTGTGAGCAAAATAACACTTACAATACCAGTAGCATCGGTGTATCTGGTGCCGCCTGGCCTGGTAGTACGCCGGTTTCCTATACTTATTCGGTTATTGCCGCCAGCTCTGTTCCAAGTACAGTACAA
Proteins encoded in this window:
- a CDS encoding pectate lyase family protein yields the protein MRRNFLFMKSQTKLFCLAMLTCSLLLFNACKKDTANDSLKPSLSLSNATNSLATLATTNSGGYSTTTGAGSLAAVTVTNLSQLQTAISNGNRHIIISGNIYGGSVPLTFTFSTTAWNNTTIEGASGGGAILQNIQLKFDGELLSSGTNIQNILVKNITFYGNIPALQALPSSETDISVSGNHSGVNYLGVSFRRCTNVWFDHCAIYNTSDDLWCATLLSDNLTISYCHFYFTSSWLNMSPNPSWNWVGNYQPLADERLCAVIGQNYTDSYTYGSQKLHITMHHNWFGPLLKGRPLCRGYVHFYNNYFDNSTSGSGQYNAIQIGSGSKVYSESNYFYQTNQTNQVGLDDATHTAYTFCEQNNTYNTSSIGVSGAAWPGSTPVSYTYSVIAASSVPSTVQSQAGPH